DNA sequence from the Methanofollis formosanus genome:
TTGCTTGATCTCTCTTTTTCAAGACAGGAGAATCGATGGAAACTATGTTTTATTGCCGCTCCCACCTATCCTCGTCGTGGGGGGGTTCGGGGGGTGCAACCCCCCGGCGCGAGAAGGTAGTGAAGATTCGACGATTGTGGGCGGCACGTCTGATCGGCGTGCCTACCCACCCACGCTTCGACTGTGAGTGTAGAAGGTCTGCCATTTAAGTGATGACAGGACACTTGTGGCGTCCAGATGATGACCGATCCGGTGTCCTTCTTCATGGCCTTCGGGCTGACCCTCCTGGCCGGACTCTCGACCGGCCTCGGGAGCCTGATGGCCTTTTTTACCCGGCGGACAAGTACCCGCTTTCTCTCGGCCGCCCTCGGGTTCTCGGCCGGAGTGATGCTCTATGTCTCCTTCGTCGAACTCCTTGTCGGTGCCATGGAGACCGCCGGGGCGCCGGTCGCAACCGTCGCCTTCTTCTGCGGCGTGGGGGTCATCGCCCTCATCGATCGGGTCGTCCCGTACCCCCAGAACCCGCATGAGGTAAGGAAGGTCGAGGCAATAAACGAAGGAGAAGGGAAGCGCAGGGAGACCGGCGGCCTGTACCGCACCGGCCTCCTCACCGCCGCGGCGATCGCCCTCCACAACATGCCCGAGGGGATGGCCACCTTCTCCGGCGCTCTCCTCGACCCGGGCATCGGCGTGGCGATCGCCGTCGCCATCGCCATCCACAACATCCCCGAAGGGATCGCCGTCTCGGTGCCGATCTATTATGCGACCGGAAGCAGGTGGATGGCCTTCCTGTACTCCCTTCTTTCAGGACTTGCAGAACCCGCCGGTGCGGTGGTCGCCTTTCTCATCCTCCTTCCTTATCTCAGCGGGGCGGTGCTCGGCATTCTCTTCGCTGTAGTCGCCGGGATCATGGTCTTTGTCGCCGTCGACGAACTCCTGCCCGCAGCCAGGGAGTACGGGGAGGCGCACCTCGCAGTCTACGGCCTGGTCCTCGGGATGGCGGTGATGGCGGCGGTGCTGCTGGTGGTCCGGTGAAAGGCAGGGGGATCGGTTTTCACAGTGCCAGCATCCGCTCGATGGCCGCCCGCGCCCGGTCGGCGATCTCGGGCGGGACGGTGACCCTGGGTTCCAGGCGTTCCAGGGTTTTTCTGACCAGGGGGAGGTCGGTCTTTTTCATATTGATGCAGATGGCCTGCTCGGAGAGAGGATAACAGCGCTTCCCCGGACATTTCTTCTGCATCGGGTACAGGATCCCGTTCTCGGTCCCGATGACGAACTCCTCGCCCGGTGACGAGCAGACATGCCTGACCATCCCTGAGGTGGAGAAGACATGGTCGGCGGCATCGATCACCTCGGGCCGGCACTCGGGGTGGACGAGCACCTCGGCGTCGGGGTGCGCTTCCCTCGCCTGGTCGACGTCCTCGACCGTCATCCGGTCATGGACATAACAGAACCCTTCCCAGGGGAGGATCTCCTTGGCGGTGAAGCGTGCGACGTACCGCCCAAGGTTCCGGTCAGGCACGAAGATCACCTGGTCGGCGTCCAGCGACTCGACCACCGCCACCGCGTTGGCCGAGGTGCAGCAGATGTCGCTCTCGGCCTTCACCTCTGCCGGGGTGTTTACATAACAGGCCACCGCCGCTTTCGGGTACCGCTCCCTGAGCGTCCGCACCTCGCCGGCGGTGACCATCTGGGCCATCGGGCAGAGGGCGTCGACGGCGGGGAGGAGGACCCGTTTTTCGGGGGCGAGGATCGCGGCGGTCTCGGCCATGAAGTCGACACCGCAGAAGACGATGATCTCTTCTTCGAGTCCGGCGGCGGCGCGTGCAAGTTCGAGGGAGTCGCCGACAAGGTCGGCGATCTCCTGGACCTCAGGGATCTGATAATTATGGGCGATGATCACGGCGCCCTGCTCTCTCTTCAGGCGTGCGATCTCGTCTTGAATGGTCTGGTTCACCATCTCACCTGCTCCTGATTTGTTCCCGGTCTCTTCCCAATGGTGCCGGTAATGGGTTGCGTGATTGTGAATGTTGTGGTCGTTGAATGCAACAGAACCTGCATCCTTCTCGCCTCACTCACGGGGGAGTGAGGGAGCGCCCGCGACCCGTTCGGGCCTGGTGTAGATATTCATCTTTCGCCCGCGGGCGAACCCGACCACGGTCACGCCTCCCTCCTCGGCGATCCTGAGGGCCAGCGTGGTCGTCGCCCCCCTGGAGACGACCACCGGCACCCCGGCGACCAGGCACTTTCTCACCATCTCGGATGAGATCCGGCCCGAACAGACCACGAAGGTGCGGGAAAAGTCGATCTCATGCAGAAGACCGTACCCGATGACGCGGTCCATCGCGTTGTGCCGCCCGATATCCTCGGCCAGACAGACCCGGCCCTCACGGTCGTACAGCCCGACGATGTGCACCCCCCCGGTCCTGGCATGGAGGTCTGAGGTGAGGGCGTCCTGCACCGCCGCACGGAGCGTGGCCGGGGTCACCTCGAGGTCGGAACTGACCGTCGGGAGACGGGCGCCGTCGAGGAAGGAGGAGGTCCCCCCGCACCCGGAGAGGACCGTCTTTTTTGAGACCAGAATGGCGAAGGGGTTGGTGGTCAGGACACTCGCGGCATGCTCTTCGATCGTCATAGACTCGATCTCGTCGAGGCCCCTGACGATCCCCTCGGTGAAGAGAAAACCGGTCACAAACTCCCTGAGCATCGCCGGGCCGGTCATGGCGGTGAGGGCCTGGCGGCCATTGACGGTGACGGTGAACGCGACCTCCTCCACGACCGCATGCTCTCCTCCGGCAAACGCCTCCTCCTCCACCCGGATACAGGGGACTTCCCTGAACATCCTCACACCGTCCGCGTGATCTCCTCGACGGCGGCCAGGAGGAGGTCGACCTCCTCCGCCGTATTGTACAGGTACAAACTTGCCCGCACCGTCCCGTGCGCCAGGCCGAGGTGGCGCATCAGGGGCATGCAGCAGTGTTCGCCCGACCGCACCATGATCCCGGCGGCCTCGTCAAGGATATGGGCCACGTCGTGAGGGTGCATCCCGTCCACCACAAAGGAGACCACACCGATCCGCTTCTTCGGATCATCGGGCCCAAAGACGGTGACGTGATCCAGTCCTGAAAGCCCCTTGAAGAGTCGGCCGGTCAGGTGTGCTTCATGCCGGCGGACCTCATTCATCCCGACCTCTTCGAGATAGCCGACCGCCCGCCCGAGCCCGATCATCCCGGCGACATGCGGTGTCCCGGCCTCATACCGTGCCGGCGGCGCGGCCGGCGTATAGCCGTCGGGGGTGACCGTCTCGATCATCCCGCCGCCCAGGAGGAGAGGGTCGAGGTCGGGTTCCCGCATCCAGAGGATGCCGGTCCCGGTCGGCCCGAGCATCTTGTGCCCTGAGAAACAGAGGTAGTCGCAGCCGAGACGCTCCACATCGACGGGGAGGTGCGGGACCGACTGGGCCCCGTCCACCAGCAGGCGGGCGCCATGCTCGTGGACGATCGTCCCGATCTCCCTGACCGGCTGGACCGACCCAAGGGCGTTGGAGGCATGAGTGAGTGCCACCAGCCTGGTCCGGTCGTCGACCGCCGCTTCGACGACGGCCGGGTCGAGGAGACCGTCGGGTTCGGGGGCGACGACCTCGACCTCCACACCCCGCTCACGGAGCCGCAGCCAGGGGAGGAGGTTGGAGTGGTGTTCTGAGGAGAAGGTGACCGCCCGGTCGCCAGGCCGCCAGCGCATCCCGCCGGCGACCATGTTCACCGAGGCCGTCGTGTTGGCGGTCAGCACGGTCACCCCGGCCTGTCCCCCGATAAACCCGGCGACCCGCGCCCTCGCGTCCTCAAAGCGTTGCGAAGCGAACCGGGTCAGCCGGTGGACGCCGCGCCCGACATTGGCTCGATAGCGCCGGTCGTACTCGGCCACCGCACCAATCACCTGCTCGGGGCAGAGGCTGACCGAGGCACTGTCCATATAGACCAGGTCTTCGGTCAGCGGGAAGTCGGCACGACACTCTCTGATATCTCTCATAACACTGTGCCCCTCTGCACCTGCCATCGTCACCTCACCGCATATACCTTCTGCCGCTACCACGCCGCTCAGACGATCGCCCGGCATCACAATATTGAAATGGTGGAAATGTGACGTAAGGAATGAATTCACGATCGTGAATCGGCCCGAAGCATATATATCCTCCCCGCTTGAGCGCATGCACTGTGATCATGCCCGGGCACATCAGATACAGGAGAAATCCAGAATGGACGCAATAAAGATGATCAATAGAATCTCTACAATAGTCAACGACTACCGCCAACGCCGCGGCCTGTCTTCCTGGCAGGACGATCACCAGGAGGCATGAGCGCGTGTCGGCCGGAGAAGAGGACCGCTATGCTCGCCAGGTGATGCTCTTTGGCAGAGAGGGGCAGGAACGTCTGGACAA
Encoded proteins:
- the nadA gene encoding quinolinate synthase NadA → MVNQTIQDEIARLKREQGAVIIAHNYQIPEVQEIADLVGDSLELARAAAGLEEEIIVFCGVDFMAETAAILAPEKRVLLPAVDALCPMAQMVTAGEVRTLRERYPKAAVACYVNTPAEVKAESDICCTSANAVAVVESLDADQVIFVPDRNLGRYVARFTAKEILPWEGFCYVHDRMTVEDVDQAREAHPDAEVLVHPECRPEVIDAADHVFSTSGMVRHVCSSPGEEFVIGTENGILYPMQKKCPGKRCYPLSEQAICINMKKTDLPLVRKTLERLEPRVTVPPEIADRARAAIERMLAL
- the zupT gene encoding zinc transporter ZupT encodes the protein MMTDPVSFFMAFGLTLLAGLSTGLGSLMAFFTRRTSTRFLSAALGFSAGVMLYVSFVELLVGAMETAGAPVATVAFFCGVGVIALIDRVVPYPQNPHEVRKVEAINEGEGKRRETGGLYRTGLLTAAAIALHNMPEGMATFSGALLDPGIGVAIAVAIAIHNIPEGIAVSVPIYYATGSRWMAFLYSLLSGLAEPAGAVVAFLILLPYLSGAVLGILFAVVAGIMVFVAVDELLPAAREYGEAHLAVYGLVLGMAVMAAVLLVVR
- a CDS encoding aminotransferase class V-fold PLP-dependent enzyme gives rise to the protein MRDIRECRADFPLTEDLVYMDSASVSLCPEQVIGAVAEYDRRYRANVGRGVHRLTRFASQRFEDARARVAGFIGGQAGVTVLTANTTASVNMVAGGMRWRPGDRAVTFSSEHHSNLLPWLRLRERGVEVEVVAPEPDGLLDPAVVEAAVDDRTRLVALTHASNALGSVQPVREIGTIVHEHGARLLVDGAQSVPHLPVDVERLGCDYLCFSGHKMLGPTGTGILWMREPDLDPLLLGGGMIETVTPDGYTPAAPPARYEAGTPHVAGMIGLGRAVGYLEEVGMNEVRRHEAHLTGRLFKGLSGLDHVTVFGPDDPKKRIGVVSFVVDGMHPHDVAHILDEAAGIMVRSGEHCCMPLMRHLGLAHGTVRASLYLYNTAEEVDLLLAAVEEITRTV
- the fdhD gene encoding formate dehydrogenase accessory sulfurtransferase FdhD, with the translated sequence MFREVPCIRVEEEAFAGGEHAVVEEVAFTVTVNGRQALTAMTGPAMLREFVTGFLFTEGIVRGLDEIESMTIEEHAASVLTTNPFAILVSKKTVLSGCGGTSSFLDGARLPTVSSDLEVTPATLRAAVQDALTSDLHARTGGVHIVGLYDREGRVCLAEDIGRHNAMDRVIGYGLLHEIDFSRTFVVCSGRISSEMVRKCLVAGVPVVVSRGATTTLALRIAEEGGVTVVGFARGRKMNIYTRPERVAGAPSLPRE